AAATGGACCCACATTTATCTActgtaatattaaaataaagtcatagattgtttttattttaaaaaattattataggtTTTAAAAACTGCTGTAGCAATCTATATAGATGCTACAGGAATTGGATGGGTCACCTTAAATCGAAATGCCAACACTGTATCTGAAtggaaatacaaaaatttatctaCCTATCCTACACAAATGTTGCCTACAGACACCTTTGGCTTGGTATTAAtaactttcaattaaaacttataCTGACAATGAATCAATTTAGGCAGTAGAAGCCTTGGAAATGACCCCTTTGGGAGATGTTTACATCTTTGAGGCGCAGCCCAGTTTAAATCCTCAAAACAACCCCAATAAAGTATTCACTCACAACCACCAAGTGGAGATAATGTCCATGTTATTAGCATTATTGAATACTAGTGTGAAACATAATCAAACTTTACAGAatgaaggaaataaatttgaaaatcgagttttttatttgaagaatagATTACCAGCCAGGtaggtaattttttcttataacaaaaatttattttttagattgtGAATTGTAGGCTATTTAACACTCTAATGGGTTACGAGAAGGTTTCTGCAATACCAAAGATTATTGGCATGTTAAAGGGTGATACAGAGGTCATGCACTCACTTCCATGCACTGGTGTTTCAATTGACAATAGTTTaactcaatattttaaatctgaaaactCCATGAATAAAGAGTTGTTATCTCAGGCTTTGATGCTGGGCATTAGTTTTATGGATCTTTGTGTATATAAAAACAAGAAGAGTTTTGAGGCTTTAACAGGGAAAAATCAAAAGGGAAAACAAGATAAATGTGTCAATACTACATAAGCTCAATGTCAGTTTTAgttgaaattgttttgaaatatttcaaaaaatgtttgtttatttgctGTTATTGTTCATTGAATAAATTCTTGTTTTAAGTATGTGTGTTATTAGTCCCATAATTTTGCTGTACCTGAGTACAAATGATTTCCCAAAATAGTTCGTGGTGGAAGTAGCTGTTACACAGATGAACTGGATGGTGCTGGTCTATGCTGGCTATGgcaaaacgaaaaaaaacattattctGAGGATTCATGCTAAGTGGTTTCAGACCGAAGTGTATGCAATTCTCGTATGCGGGCCCGAATTGTTGACTGTGTCGGTAAAATTTGGCAAACCTTAGGGATTCGGCTTATTAAAAAACGTCTTGGGTGCGTTTCGTTGTttgaacaataaataattttaccaCTATTACAAATTACCGTTCCTTTCCCTATTgtgatttgattattttgacCCGAGTGTGTGACTCCCTTAATACCACAATCAAATGCAATGTAAAGGCCTTTTGTATCCTGGTGAGTTTTAGCAAGGGTGAGgattattgattattattatatattattattattcaaatccCGCATGTGTGGGTGTTGAGAACGCATTCGTGCAGACACATCGTCAGACACGGTCTCTCTTTGTTCAAGCCGGTTTTCATACTACTAATGAGGACTCTTACAACTCCCTGTGCAGATTAACTTTTCCCAATTATATTCGAGTACTTGCTTTGCATAGTGAAATTATATACCTAAGAGAGGCAAACACGAGTCTGTTGTTCAGGTTCAGGTCACCTTTTGAACTTGGTGCAAAAGGCCTCGTTGAAGATTGCATTGACCCGTCCTGGAAAGTGATAAGTAGACATTGTTAGCAGAGATAGAGCAACTGATGTTAGAAAGCACGAGTGAGTTGTGCGAACCGGTAAAGAAGATTAAGGAACGAGTACCTGAATATCTTGTTAATAATACTAGGAGTGAGAGTAGTTTGGATGGTGAGTGCTACGCCAGGCAATGTGGGGTAATGGCTTACAGCAATACACTTGATAATATAacaagtatttatttataacaataaCTGCAGTAAACGATATGATGTATAAAGAACTATTTGGAATACCTACTTAATTcgtataaatatataattaatgtTATCGTAGGTAATTACTACAGAGTAATGAATAGCAATTCTTTGGTGACTTCAAAGGTATATTCTACCATAAAATGGTAATAAgacatatattaaaaaaacctcagaATACTGGTAAAAGGAATGCGACAGTGTTCTATTATGTGCTTAATACTAGTAATATTTTGGAGTGTTTTACAGGTTGTAAGGGAATCTGTGCAGTTCCTACTTTTTGACGTCACTCCagaaaaaccttcaaaaacCCATTTTCAACTCAGAGCTATACATAGGGCgtctcaaaaatgaaattgtctcagtaattttttcttacttcCATGGCCAAGATTAACCACTTTAGCACTTCAGGTACATTACGTCTGTTATTGTCGAAAATAATTATGGATGGACTTCTCCCTCTTTGGAAGTAGTCATCACATGAAGCAATCTTAAAACCGATCTAGTCCATATTCCCAAGGCCCTTTGTATCTCCTCATAAATAGGCACGCATGTGATAGTATAGCACAGATAAAGGACGGCCGGGTAAATTGTACCAGCGCACTGGCAAAAGCCGATTGTGATTATTGCGTTAAAAAGGTGGATATgtcttaagacaaaaagcaaAAGATTGTCAGTCATTAATGCCCAAAAATTCCAACGTGCTTTTGGCTTaactttcattaaaatgtataaaattcttaaacaCTATTCAACAACTTTATGAGCACCACAGATAGGAGTCTTTGGCATGACGAATGATTATGAACTTTGGATAATGATTATAATGTAGAATTAGGTAATGAAAACCTCACATTTCTGACCAAAGGTCGTCAAGATCTCGGTTTAGGCACATTTTCCGCGAATTGACCCACGAAATTGCCCTTCGGTTCGTAATTGCACACCACGTAAGTTTGgccctttttgtttttagcaATTCCCACTCCAAGGTACTTAGAGTTCTTCCAAATAACTTGGGTGAAGTGGAGGCTTCCTTGCGGTACTCTATCGCTGCTGAAGTTGTGACTTTTTATTTCGTCGTACCACTCTTTCACCGCATCTCTTCCTGTTGGAACGTGACTGTAATCGGAGGAGTACATGCAGAAGATGTTTTCTCCATATTTGTTGTTGGCCCTGTGTTGTAGGCTGGAAGTTCGGGCACAAGTTTCCGCCCAGTTCTGGGTGAATCCACACaactgaaaaagaaaagaaacatgttttttggcCCCTCTTTGAGGAGGTGAAAACAGCACGGATATTACAGTGCCATTTTCGATGTCGAAATGTCATAACGCTACTTGCCTCTGCATTTAAAACCAAATCCGGTACCCCATGTTTCCTTCTATACTCATTATGCACCTTCAAAACTTCTTGCTCAAATGCCATAACATCAATCTCCTCATTTTTGTTGGGGACACCAGCTGAGACCGGACTAGGACTGGAAATGGAGCTATTTCCAACCGTTTTACTTGGTAATTCAATTCCGTAAAATTGCGGTTTAACTGGAGGGCAATTCTCCTGGAAATGTCCTACAAAATTCCCCGCCGGAGAATAATTTGCCACCACGTAGATGCTCCCTTCTCTGGATTTGGCAACTCCCACTCCCACGTATTTACTGGATTTCCAGATGACTTGAGTAAAATGTCCAGATTTCAGGTCACTTGGCTCACGGCTGAAGGCGTGATTCTTGATTTCCTCATACCTGAGTTTAAATGTTCACAATTGGCACATAAGAGAAGTCTGCGACTTACCAGCTATCCACAGGAGTGTTGCCATTGATCTTGAAGTTGGAATCTGAGGAATAGAGGCAGTAAATATTCTCCCCATAGTTGCTCTGAGGCCGATGCTCTAGTTTGTTTTTGGAGGCCAGGTATTTAGCCCATTCCTCAGCCACTTTGGATATGGATTTGTCAAGTTCCAGTGGTGGCACTCCATGCCTCTTCCTGTAGTTGTTGTGAGCTTCCAGAAAGTCTTCCTCGAAGTTTCCTTCGGTGGCCGAGTGCAGGTCTTTGGTTGAGCCTCTTGAGCCCAATGAGAGACGGTTTAGGTTTCCTGAAGAGGAATATTCGTGTAAGTAATCCCTATGATAAACGGGGAGAaacaaatatgattttttcacttttcagGAGTAGAATTGAGCTTTTGTGCAGTTGATATGGCTCATTGCAACGCTCTAAATTCAGTGGTGTAATGTCGCCAAGAGCAACGAATAGAGAAAATTCGTGAATGTGgaagtaaattttgtttagacAGTTTAGtcagtttaattgaaatcacTCCGACTCTGATTTTCTCCAACTTAATAAGCAAAATTGCGAACTTATAAGGGTTCATTTTGGCCTATTAGAAAAGTCCAGTATTGGTGGCATGCCCTCTAAGGGTATTTGCCGATTGCTTAAAATTGCAGATTTATCACAGAAAAGGGGTAGGAAGGTGGGATTTTGAATATCTTTATCCGCAAGCAATTTTCTTAGCTAACATCcagtaaatacatttaaattgagaatataAAAGGAATCGAAAGTAATAGAaagtttatttcaaataaaaaatcaattgagCTAGTGTCTATTTATTTTACGTGTTTACTTACCTTAAATGCAGTAGTATACGAGTATTTGCTCAACATGAGAATTCGGCATTTACTTGATGCAAGTTACAGTTTCATTTCTATactattatttacttaatagaAATGTAGACAAAACCATAACGAAGAAATTAACTTTCCCAATTCAGGATTCTATCTCTTGTGGCTATATGTAAAACTATTCAATATGATACATATTccatttaataatatacagggtgtcccgatGGAAACTAGACACCTCGAATAACTTGCTAATTAGGCAATTAATGAATGTTCAGTAGGACATGTTGATTATAGTTTCAAGGGGGACTTATTTTAACGCACATGATAGCTACTTACTTTCATCCCTCTTCCCTAGAGAGCCAccattttaaaagatttaaataaGAAGTAGGGCCAAGTAATACATTGAAAGGGTATTCAATAGCCTAAATAACgataattatgattttttattttgtcggCTTTATCTACCAAAACGGccttttgttattatttacagTATTAAaaggtgaaattaaaatacaaaatttattttattttacttattgttcaaaatgagcTCCATTAACTTCTTGACAATAATACAGCCCGTTTCGAAATTCTTCTCTTACATTTCAAAACATCAATGGTAAAAGTGCGAAAATCTAATATAATTCTTTGACTCAAAGCTTCGACAGATTCAGATTTGGTCCTATAAACCTTAGATTACAAATACCCCCATCGAAAATAATCCAAGGGAGTAAGGTCGGGAGACTTCGGTGGCCAGTCAATAGGACCTCTTTTACCAATCTAGCGATGGAGAAAAGAGGTATTTAAAAAGTCGCGAACTTCTacatgaaaatgttttacagAATTCAAGACGATAATTAGGATCATCGTCGTTTAATTCCTGAACAAATTGGATTTTATATCTTGCCGGACTatcattttgatataaatttcAGCCAATTCGGTTCGTTCTTAAAGCGAATgaaccattttgaaaaattgcgtTGCATATGAGATTCGGCGTGAATAAAATTGgaactaataaaaatcaaatatcaaaACAGGTTTATTGGCAAAAAAGTACTAATACACTTTTGCCTGCATACCAACACAATCTTACAACAAATAGGTCAACTTTTTTACCCTTCACCTGCTgatattgtaaataataaaaaaaagaccgCTTGGGCAGATATAgccatcaaaataaaaacttctgATCATCGTTATTTAGGCTATTAAATACCCTTTTAAACAATGTATCACTTGATCCTACTTCCCATTTAAGCTTTTTAAGGGTTTGGCTCTGCAGAGAGGAGGGATGAAAGTGAGTAGCCATCATGTGCGTTAAAATGAGTCCCCCTTGATATTATAATCAACGTGTCCTActgaattttgataaattgcttaataaataagttattcGGGGTGTCTAGCTCTtgctgggacaccctgtatatactgGTTACAGCCATCGAAGGGGTGAACGTGAAGGCCCTTTTATCCGATTCTTTTTCCTCACCTGTAATCTCTGCAGcgttgttattattattgtgacAACTGAGCAAAACCCCCCCGGGAGGGGGTACATTTTTGGCGAAATTCCCCACATAGTTCCCTGGAGGATAGTAGTTGGCCACCACAATAACTTTGCCACCATTTTTCGCAAATGCTACTCCCAGCTCTTTGGATTCTTTCCAGATAACCTGAGTGAAATGCCCTGAAGCCAGACTTGCGGGTTCCACTCCAAATACGTGAAGTTTAATTTCGTCGTACCTAAACAAGTAATTCTTGGTAGAAGTTTTGTCACGGAGTTTTGGGAAAACTTACCATTTATCCACAGCTTCTCCTCCGGATACCGTAAAATTGGGATTCGACGATTGCATCATGAAGAGGTTCTCCCCATAGTCCTTGTTGTTACTATGCACCATCGCCCCTTTCCTGATCAAGTGGTCCGCCCATTGTTGGCTAACTTTGCAGATTTCCTTGTTCAGTTTCAATGGAGGCACTCCGTGCTTCTTTCGGTACTCGTTGTGCGCCTGAAGACATTCAGTAGCAAAATCCATTGTCGGATTCCGTTTTTTTTTGACTCCTGAAGGTTTTTTAGCAGTCCTTGTAGCAAGGGCTTGGATAATCTCCGGGGGGCACTTGGGCTCAAAGTCCTTCTTTTCGGTGGTGACCTTACACTCAGTCCTTTGCCCTCGGAAGGTTTCGATGGTTTCTCGAGTGACAGTTTCCAAGGTTGGTTCCTGATTATAAATAAGTGTTATCAGAGATTAGCAGAGGAAAAAAGCGTAAACATTGTAAAGAGGAATCATACATTTTTCCAGCTCTATCTAATCTAGGCTATACTTAGCATAAGTGTTTAGAAAGGGAGTTTGAAGTATCTTTAGGAGCTACTTTTGCATTTTGAATAGTCTTATTCCGAGGTTAACAAACCAAGCCTAAGTTTGGTGGTTCAAATCGCGGtgaattttagttatttgatATGGGTGATGATTTCCGAGTAGAAATGATGATTTCACTGAGGGAATGACATAATTGTAATGTTTCCAGCTACAACATATCGATTTTTCCAACAAATAGTTTTGTAAGGAAATTCTCTGACATTGTTTGAAATCATTAAACGGTTGACTTGATCCAATTGCAAATAACCGTACGAAATTTGACCTCCGGTCTTGcagaatttattgtttttatataaattcttgtttgttaattgtaaataaaattcgaGGAAGGTCTCTGCAGTtgagaaatatacaaaataggCAATTTTGATGCTCATTCCAGGTGTGAGCATATGAGCAATGTGGAGGGACTTAAGGGAAATGCTGATTACTAGGACGTGCTCACGAGCGACATTTTTGGGGTGTAATTTTTCCTGagtcttaaattaaaattgcttttatcaTTCAATTCCATGCAGAGTGCATGGGTTtagatggaaaaaaatatcaaaatatcacAGCATTCCTCTGGGTTTGTGAGAGTAGCTCATGCGCAATATAATGTCTTACAATCCCTTTCCGGGGGTTTACCGACCGCGAAGGACTGAATAAGTTTGATGTTCTTAGGGCTCCCGCAGGCTCAACCAAAACGACTACTTTCACAAACTTCAAATCAAATTGAGGAGTTTTTTAGGTCTTCAATCAAACTTACGTGTATCTTTCTACCAACTCAACTAATTCAAACTGGAAATACGTATCTGTATTTATCGTGTTTAGAGCATCTATTTATCTCTTCGAAGTGGCAATAATTAACGACTCCTGCGTAGATAAGATATGGCGAAAATGAATAATCCTAAATCAATAAGGGATCAAGAAGGATTAGctaattaagtaaattatcGCCCTTTTGCAACAGGCCCGTGGCATGTGCGTGGGAATATGAAAAATTGACTGGAGAAGATCAAAACGATGAAAAATACTGAAGGCCTCATATTGATAGAGGTGTTTCACTTATTGTTAAGTACAGGCAAGACTCTTACAAGAGTTGCTACCATTCATTTATCCCGTGTTTGCCatgatttttctataatttattaaattttaattcattaaaaattaagattttctaatagtatatttttactaagaacaatattaaaagatttaaattttttgcaaaataaatcttcattAAGATAAGTGTTTGCTTTTTCAACTGATACCATAAGTGATTAGAGGTATTTGTGATTCAactatatatatgtataagcaAAATTGCTTCTAGGAAATATCAAGctgttaaaaataacatatcCATGGtgaatatacaaaaaataatcattatttgattttttacataGCTATGATTGTTTATTGCGTCTATTTGCTGCAGATTTGTTTCCAAGACAGATTATCTATGAGATACAACGAGGAAAATCCATATCCACCCTACATACCTCTCCATTTTTGCTATTGGCGAAAATTCGCTGATCAGTTTTCCGTACCATGACGATCCTGCTGGACCCATCGTGTCCATGGGCGGTTTTCCTGAACCTGTGCAAATCGGTGAGAGAACCCGGAAATGTGGGCTTTCGCCTGaaatatacattaaaaaataattaatcattacTAAAGCAAAGGAAATTCCTC
The DNA window shown above is from Euwallacea similis isolate ESF13 chromosome 2, ESF131.1, whole genome shotgun sequence and carries:
- the LOC136416742 gene encoding uncharacterized protein isoform X5, producing MDFATECLQAHNEYRKKHGVPPLKLNKEICKVSQQWADHLIRKGAMVHSNNKDYGENLFMMQSSNPNFTVSGGEAVDKWYDEIKLHVFGVEPASLASGHFTQVIWKESKELGVAFAKNGGKVIVVANYYPPGNYVGNFAKNVPPPGGVLLSCHNNNNNAAEITGNLNRLSLGSRGSTKDLHSATEGNFEEDFLEAHNNYRKRHGVPPLELDKSISKVAEEWAKYLASKNKLEHRPQSNYGENIYCLYSSDSNFKINGNTPVDSWYEEIKNHAFSREPSDLKSGHFTQVIWKSSKYVGVGVAKSREGSIYVVANYSPAGNFVGHFQENCPPVKPQFYGIELPSKTVGNSSISSPSPVSAGVPNKNEEIDVMAFEQEVLKVHNEYRRKHGVPDLVLNAELCGFTQNWAETCARTSSLQHRANNKYGENIFCMYSSDYSHVPTGRDAVKEWYDEIKSHNFSSDRVPQGSLHFTQVIWKNSKYLGVGIAKNKKGQTYVVCNYEPKGNFVGQFAENVPKPRS
- the LOC136416742 gene encoding uncharacterized protein isoform X4; the protein is MTELPPARRKPTFPGSLTDLHRFRKTAHGHDGSSRIVMVRKTDQRIFANSKNGEEPTLETVTRETIETFRGQRTECKVTTEKKDFEPKCPPEIIQALATRTAKKPSGVKKKRNPTMDFATECLQAHNEYRKKHGVPPLKLNKEICKVSQQWADHLIRKGAMVHSNNKDYGENLFMMQSSNPNFTVSGGEAVDKWYDEIKLHVFGVEPASLASGHFTQVIWKESKELGVAFAKNGGKVIVVANYYPPGNYVGNFAKNVPPPGGVLLSCHNNNNNAAEITGNLNRLSLGSRGSTKDLHSATEGNFEEDFLEAHNNYRKRHGVPPLELDKSISKVAEEWAKYLASKNKLEHRPQSNYGENIYCLYSSDSNFKINGNTPVDSWYEEIKNHAFSREPSDLKSGHFTQVIWKSSKYVGVGVAKSREGSIYVVANYSPAGNFVGHFQENCPPVKPQFYGIELPSKTVGNSSISSPSPVSAGVPNKNEEIDVMAFEQEVLKVHNEYRRKHGVPDLVLNAELCGFTQNWAETCARTSSLQHRANNKYGENIFCMYSSDYSHVPTGRDAVKEWYDEIKSHNFSSDRVPQGSLHFTQVIWKNSKYLGVGIAKNKKGQTYVVCNYEPKGNFVGQFAENVPKPRS
- the LOC136417170 gene encoding uncharacterized protein; its protein translation is MLIEQIYRRINYNSVSKCIRLLCTHSNVDFYAKDNFTPEQHCKILQTLNDSPPEILSRYRISNARIKSLLEWKLRRGHFKTLKEVLEVDGFGENSLEDVCKRIVNNSLSKSKSSSLKYNKYFKHLVFPEMDPHLSTVLKTAVAIYIDATGIGWVTLNRNANTVSEWKYKNLSTYPTQMLPTDTFGLAVEALEMTPLGDVYIFEAQPSLNPQNNPNKVFTHNHQVEIMSMLLALLNTSVKHNQTLQNEGNKFENRVFYLKNRLPARLFNTLMGYEKVSAIPKIIGMLKGDTEVMHSLPCTGVSIDNSLTQYFKSENSMNKELLSQALMLGISFMDLCVYKNKKSFEALTGKNQKGKQDKCVNTT
- the LOC136416742 gene encoding uncharacterized protein isoform X3, with amino-acid sequence MRTECCIVMRKPTFPGSLTDLHRFRKTAHGHDGSSRIVMVRKTDQRIFANSKNGEEPTLETVTRETIETFRGQRTECKVTTEKKDFEPKCPPEIIQALATRTAKKPSGVKKKRNPTMDFATECLQAHNEYRKKHGVPPLKLNKEICKVSQQWADHLIRKGAMVHSNNKDYGENLFMMQSSNPNFTVSGGEAVDKWYDEIKLHVFGVEPASLASGHFTQVIWKESKELGVAFAKNGGKVIVVANYYPPGNYVGNFAKNVPPPGGVLLSCHNNNNNAAEITGNLNRLSLGSRGSTKDLHSATEGNFEEDFLEAHNNYRKRHGVPPLELDKSISKVAEEWAKYLASKNKLEHRPQSNYGENIYCLYSSDSNFKINGNTPVDSWYEEIKNHAFSREPSDLKSGHFTQVIWKSSKYVGVGVAKSREGSIYVVANYSPAGNFVGHFQENCPPVKPQFYGIELPSKTVGNSSISSPSPVSAGVPNKNEEIDVMAFEQEVLKVHNEYRRKHGVPDLVLNAELCGFTQNWAETCARTSSLQHRANNKYGENIFCMYSSDYSHVPTGRDAVKEWYDEIKSHNFSSDRVPQGSLHFTQVIWKNSKYLGVGIAKNKKGQTYVVCNYEPKGNFVGQFAENVPKPRS
- the LOC136416742 gene encoding uncharacterized protein isoform X2 — its product is MSVSASSTPRRKPTFPGSLTDLHRFRKTAHGHDGSSRIVMVRKTDQRIFANSKNGEEPTLETVTRETIETFRGQRTECKVTTEKKDFEPKCPPEIIQALATRTAKKPSGVKKKRNPTMDFATECLQAHNEYRKKHGVPPLKLNKEICKVSQQWADHLIRKGAMVHSNNKDYGENLFMMQSSNPNFTVSGGEAVDKWYDEIKLHVFGVEPASLASGHFTQVIWKESKELGVAFAKNGGKVIVVANYYPPGNYVGNFAKNVPPPGGVLLSCHNNNNNAAEITGNLNRLSLGSRGSTKDLHSATEGNFEEDFLEAHNNYRKRHGVPPLELDKSISKVAEEWAKYLASKNKLEHRPQSNYGENIYCLYSSDSNFKINGNTPVDSWYEEIKNHAFSREPSDLKSGHFTQVIWKSSKYVGVGVAKSREGSIYVVANYSPAGNFVGHFQENCPPVKPQFYGIELPSKTVGNSSISSPSPVSAGVPNKNEEIDVMAFEQEVLKVHNEYRRKHGVPDLVLNAELCGFTQNWAETCARTSSLQHRANNKYGENIFCMYSSDYSHVPTGRDAVKEWYDEIKSHNFSSDRVPQGSLHFTQVIWKNSKYLGVGIAKNKKGQTYVVCNYEPKGNFVGQFAENVPKPRS
- the LOC136416742 gene encoding uncharacterized protein isoform X1, which encodes MEEDFFESDLGSFTTGSIESINSGMRKPTFPGSLTDLHRFRKTAHGHDGSSRIVMVRKTDQRIFANSKNGEEPTLETVTRETIETFRGQRTECKVTTEKKDFEPKCPPEIIQALATRTAKKPSGVKKKRNPTMDFATECLQAHNEYRKKHGVPPLKLNKEICKVSQQWADHLIRKGAMVHSNNKDYGENLFMMQSSNPNFTVSGGEAVDKWYDEIKLHVFGVEPASLASGHFTQVIWKESKELGVAFAKNGGKVIVVANYYPPGNYVGNFAKNVPPPGGVLLSCHNNNNNAAEITGNLNRLSLGSRGSTKDLHSATEGNFEEDFLEAHNNYRKRHGVPPLELDKSISKVAEEWAKYLASKNKLEHRPQSNYGENIYCLYSSDSNFKINGNTPVDSWYEEIKNHAFSREPSDLKSGHFTQVIWKSSKYVGVGVAKSREGSIYVVANYSPAGNFVGHFQENCPPVKPQFYGIELPSKTVGNSSISSPSPVSAGVPNKNEEIDVMAFEQEVLKVHNEYRRKHGVPDLVLNAELCGFTQNWAETCARTSSLQHRANNKYGENIFCMYSSDYSHVPTGRDAVKEWYDEIKSHNFSSDRVPQGSLHFTQVIWKNSKYLGVGIAKNKKGQTYVVCNYEPKGNFVGQFAENVPKPRS